Proteins co-encoded in one Oreochromis aureus strain Israel breed Guangdong linkage group 3, ZZ_aureus, whole genome shotgun sequence genomic window:
- the LOC120439292 gene encoding dynein heavy chain 5, axonemal-like, giving the protein MADPGSQPPAETSSPPPARSSDAGLRDFDPSLDPEVQEGEGEQDLLPDLERPEGKKDGADRALNKPPELHLHKGVTGEGHRRIGGQKLRAISHMTSAAGPSVSGKRTMLLSNEARREVAKQARAVKEERRAALDARHKYLMSRLADAGSLEEAAVEDAMVSDDRFSLIHEFFAANGSKKLIFFYQDVKQSLSSRQSSSVDASNSAVAQRKLFLTTGNSEPLLGKCLFFLRT; this is encoded by the exons ATGGCAGATCCAGGCTCTCAGCCTCCAGCTGAAACTTCCAGTCCTCCCCCAGCCAGAAGCTCTGACGCTGGGCTGAGAGACTTTGATCCTTCCCTGGATCCAGAAGTCCAGGAGGGAGAAGGAGAACAGGACCTGCTTCCTGATCTGGAGAGGCCTGAGGGAAAGAAAGATGGAGCAGACAGAGCTTTGAACAAACCTCCTGAGCTTCACCTCCACAAAG gtgtgacaggtgaaGGACACCGGCGAATAGGAGGACAGAAACTGAGAGCCATTAGTCACATGACTTCAGCTGCTGGCCCCTCG GTGTCTGGTAAAAGGACGATGCTGCTGTCCAATGAGGCGAGGAGAGAAGTAGCCAAACAGGCGAGAGCCGTGAAGGAGGAACGGCGGGCAGCTCTGGATGCCCGACATAAATACCTGATGAGCAGGCTGGCAGACGCCGGCAGCCTGGAGGAGGCGGCGGTGGAAGACGCCATGGTCTCTGATGACAGA TTCAGTCTGATCCATGAATTCTTTGCTGCAAACGGATCCAAGaagctgattttcttttatcaGGATGTCAAACAG AGTCTGTCCTCCCGTCAGTCTTCCTCTGTGGACGCATCAAACTCAGCTGTGGCTCAGAGGAAACTCTTCCTCACTACGGGGAACTCTGAG CCTTTACTGGGGAAATGTCTGTTCTTCCTGAGAACCTGA